From one Helicoverpa zea isolate HzStark_Cry1AcR chromosome 10, ilHelZeax1.1, whole genome shotgun sequence genomic stretch:
- the LOC124634165 gene encoding uncharacterized protein LOC124634165, whose protein sequence is MSDIECVLSCDPADARRSQVSGPASVKLVTDGRAGVGDQAPVADNVTGSGKKKSGGGRTREKRPRDPALEAGSAGLSSDEEGLPAPKRTSATAASRKATGSQPQRDAHGRFLRSKNSVASGTDYEMGVSSEDPGVESCTSLGSTKAELNAAKREQRKVVAADEVSLMSSRARERRAALAAEGGEPSALVLSQLALDGVDLVLKVATKSGSLKGTFTRGLKEAAGDIKEAIGLLLNRTASDEVTKLQEENGRLRRDLEDLRQQVALLSEQHQRHKSVESTDAVAPSPPAQPANPQRVEEVERIVRLCMLQCGSMVNARLEAISQRLPAEILRPPLAADSRRAEGPPRPVGKPVEDTGKPAEGAPPNDESGTSGSKGETWAKVVGRKKARKAAKKASAVARATSVTAKGAQSARRSTKDGRKVPAVRAPRSEAVSLTLQPGAVERGVTYQSVIAEAKAKIKLSDLGLQSVTLRQAATGARLFEVAGAGSDSAEKADALAAKMREVLNPEDVRVSRPVKTAEVRIAGLDDSVTSEEVVAAVARSGECLPEKVRAGDIRADATGLGVVWVRCPVASAKKIADNGRLLVGWVSARVKLLQPRALRCFRCLEKGHVRAKCTAEVDRSDLCYRCGQPAHKAAQCSAPLNCSVCSAAGKPAGHKLGGGACGAPASKAKKKKKSSKPAGETSPPPQASCSAADSRPRTVAEGMESQ, encoded by the coding sequence ATGTCCGATATTGAATGTGTTTTGTCATGCGACCCGGCTGACGCCCGGCGCTcgcaggtatccgggcctgcgAGTGTTAAATTGGTTACCGATGGACGagcaggggtaggcgaccaggcccctgttGCCGATAATGTTACTGGCAGCGGTAAAAAGAAAAGTGGAGGCGGGAGGACGCGTGAGAAACGCCCACGCGACCCTGCTCTGGAGGCTGGGTCAGCAGGCTTGTCCTCCGATGAGGAAGGCCTGCCAGCCCCCAAGAGGACGTCGGCAACGGCGGCCTCGAGAAAGGCAACTGGTTCGCAGCCGCAGAGGGATGCGCATGGAAGGTTCCTGCGCTCCAAGAACTCAGTGGCCAGCGGGACAGACTACGAAATGGGGGTCTCTAGTGAGGACCCCGGGGTCGAGAGTTGCACCTCACTAGGGAGCACCAAAGCGGAACTTAACGCCGCCAAAAGGGAGCAGCGGAAGGTCGTCGCAGCCGACGAAGTGTCGCTCATGTCTAGTCGCGCACGTGAGCGACGTGCTGCTCTGGCAGCAGAAGGGGGTGAGCCATCGGCGTTAGTTCTGAGCCAACTGGCCTTGGACGGGGTGGACTTAGTACTGAAGGTTGCTACCAAATCTGGCAGCCTGAAAGGTACTTTCACCCGTGGCTTGAAAGAGGCCGCAGGTGACATCAAGGAGGCTATTGGCCTCCTTCTCAATAGGACGGCCTCTGACGAAGTCACGAAATTGCAGGAGGAGAACGGCCGTCTCCGAAGAGACCTGGAAGACCTGCGGCAGCAAGTCGCCTTGCTGAGCGAGCAGCACCAGCGACACAAGTCCGTCGAAAGCACAGACGCAGTAGCACCGTCTCCCCCAGCGCAACCGGCAAACCCTCAAAGGGTTGAGGAAGTCGAACGTATTGTCCGACTCTGCATGCTCCAGTGCGGGAGCATGGTCAATGCTCGACTGGAGGCAATTTCCCAGCGTCTTCCTGCGGAAATCCTCCGTCCACCCCTAGCAGCCGACTCTCGAAGGGCTGAAGGGCCGCCGAGACCTGTGGGTAAGCCCGTGGAGGACACTGGAAAGCCCGCGGAGGGAGCCCCCCCGAATGACGAGTCAGGAACCTCTGGGTCTAAGGGTGAGACTTGGGCGAAGGTGGTTGGCCGTAAAAAGGCTCGCAAAGCCGCTAAGAAGGCGTCAGCAGTAGCGCGCGCCACCAGCGTAACTGCAAAGGGGGCCCAATCTGCACGACGGTCTACCAAAGATGGTCGCAAAGTGCCGGCTGTACGTGCTCCGCGATCCGAAGCTGTGTCGCTCACGTTACAGCCCGGAGCTGTGGAACGGGGCGTGACGTACCAGTCGGTTATTGCCGAGGCCAAGGCCAAGATCAAATTATCAGATCTTGGCCTGCAGTCCGTTACCCTCAGGCAAGCTGCCACGGGTGCACGGCTATTTGAGGTGGCTGGTGCTGGAAGCGACAGTGCCGAAAAGGCGGACGCTCTTGCCGCCAAGATGAGGGAGGTCCTCAACCCTGAGGACGTTCGGGTCTCCAGGCCAGTCAAAACCGCAGAGGTGCGAATTGCTGGTCTGGACGACTCCGTGACCTCTGAAGAGGTGGTGGCGGCCGTTGCCCGAAGCGGTGAGTGTCTGCCAGAAAAGGTACGTGCCGGCGATATACGCGCCGACGCCACCGGACTCGGCGTAGTATGGGTTCGGTGTCCTGTTGCGTCGGCAAAGAAGATAGCCGATAACGGCAGATTGCTGGTGGGCTGGGTATCAGCGAGAGTTAAGctcctgcagccccgggcttTGCGGTGCTTCCGGTGCCTGGAGAAGGGGCACGTCCGAGCAAAGTGCACTGCTGAAGTTGACCGTAGTGACCTTTGCTatcgctgcggtcagcccgcccacaaggcggcccagtgttccgcgCCGCTCAACTGCAGCGTGTGTTCGGCTGCAgggaagccagcgggacacaaaTTGGGCGGAGGAGCCTGCGGCGCAcctgccagcaaggccaagaagaaaaagaagagcTCTAAAcctgccggggaaacctcgccGCCCCCGCAGGCTAGTTgctccgcggccgactcccggcccaggaccgttgccgagggaatggaAAGTCAATAA